TAATGGCGAATTATCCGCCGCTGGCAGTACCGTTGACTGTGGATGTGACGACAGGCGATAAAATCACGCCCCGTGAGGTGGAATATTCTTTTAAGCTGATGTTTGATGACCGAAGCTTATCGGTTCTGGCATACAACCTTGAAACGATACTTGCGGAGAAACTGGAAACCGTTTTGTCGCGAAATATAGCAAATACAAGACCGAGGGATTTTTACGATATCCATATTTTATATGCACTGCGCAGTTCTGAGTGCAACATACCCATGTTGCGGCAGGCGCTTGATGAAACGGCAAACAAACGGGGTAGTCGGGCTGCCTTAGGGCAATATGAAAGCATTATTGAGAGCATACGGGAAAATCCACAGATGCACAGATTTTGGGGGCGGTATCAGCGAGAATTCAATTATGCAAAAGATATCAGCTTCGACGATACTTGCCGTACGATCCTTCTGCTGATGAATAAAGTATCCTTCGAATGACAGAATTCAACTACTGGAAATAAACTGTTTAAAGATATCCATTTAAATGCGTAATAAATTGTCTTTAATTGTTAATAAACAGTTAAGAAATAAGATATATAATATTAAAGATTGCAGGCTACAATAAAAAATGTCAAGAGGAGCGCGGCATGTATGAAATTAAAACAGCGCACCTGCGGATGGGATTAGAGATTAGATAAAATGAAGAAATAGGAGGTATTGGATGAAAAAGTTTAATTTTAAAGGCCGAAAGCATGCAGTAACCGCAACTTGCCTGCTTGTAGGAATGTTTGTACTGACTTCGGCGGTCTACGCAAATTATGATGATGCCAGAGGTTATACGAATTATAAAGAGGCGGTCAAGGATTTAGCTTTGTATCAGGATAATTTTTCCGCAAAGGGAGAAATATCCGCTTTCATGGATGACAAAGAGCTGGGAACGGTAAAAGCCACATTTAAGATGGATGGAGACGATGGCTACCTGAAAATGGCAGGCCACGATAATATGAACAGTGCGGATCAAGGAATGGAAGATGAGCGCACGACGA
This region of Aminipila luticellarii genomic DNA includes:
- a CDS encoding nucleotidyl transferase AbiEii/AbiGii toxin family protein; protein product: MITKNPMQLKAFIKKRAEEKNISAQLVMQNYMMERFLERISLSSYKNNFILKGGFLIAAIVGLDTRATMDLDTTIKGFPLTYESLGKIFGEICAIKVEDDVTFSATRIIGIREGDDYPGLRVSLMANYPPLAVPLTVDVTTGDKITPREVEYSFKLMFDDRSLSVLAYNLETILAEKLETVLSRNIANTRPRDFYDIHILYALRSSECNIPMLRQALDETANKRGSRAALGQYESIIESIRENPQMHRFWGRYQREFNYAKDISFDDTCRTILLLMNKVSFE